The Mercenaria mercenaria strain notata chromosome 10, MADL_Memer_1, whole genome shotgun sequence genome contains a region encoding:
- the LOC123550020 gene encoding uncharacterized protein LOC123550020, producing the protein MAHLFRLLFFITTLTSFQQAAANIPNDEMFTVLLDRIDRLEASEAANKREIASLQSEMRTMKTRFLGKEESLLSEINDLKSKLSDNDFDQDVNDLRQKLPEKPIKDDKKDDTKPSTYSAGIFHRDLFIKEEHRSMEVREAVETEVAFYATHSHHDVQHLGQNQIIVFDQAITNIGNKYNSHNGRFVAPVAGTYVFHVTMMGRDAHAVTRNHFNAYIDVDGMTYSQLWVVPHEQSSQMFIIELSAGKTVSVKNHILDDGFVGQHMSTFSGFLLYEHYSSPAIVGK; encoded by the exons ATGGCGCATTTATTCAGACTACTTTTCTTCATAACTACTCTGACTTCTTTCCAACAAGCCGCGGCAAATATTccaaatgatgaaatgtttacCGTTTTGCTTGACCGGATAGACAGACTTGAAGCCAGTGAAGCTGCTAATAAACGCGAAATAGCATCACTACAGTCAGAAATGCGAACGATGAAAACTAGATTCCTGGGAAAGGAGGAGAGTCTTCTTTCTGAAATAAACGATTTGAAATCAAAGCTATCGGATAATGATTTTGACCAAGATGTGAATGATTTAAGGCAGAAATTACCAGAAAAGCCCATCAAAGATGACAAGAAGGATGATACTAAGCCTTCAACATACAGCGCTGGGATCTTTCATCGTGATCTTTTCATTAAAGAAGAACATAGGTCAATGGAAG TTCGAGAAGCAGTGGAGACAGAAGTCGCATTCTACGCAACGCACTCACACCATGATGTTCAACATCTCGGCCAGAATCagattattgtatttgatcaagCTATAACAAATATTGGAAACAAATACAATTCACACAATGGCAGATTCGTGGCACCCGTTGCCGGGACATACGTTTTCCACGTGACCATGATGGGCAGAGACGCCCATGCGGTGACACGCAACCACTTCAACGCATATATTGATGTTGATGGCATGACATATTCGCAGCTGTGGGTTGTACCTCACGAACAGTCTTCACAAATGTTTATCATCGAGCTTTCAGCGGGAAAAACGGTGTCGGTGAAGAACCATATTCTAGACGACGGGTTTGTTGGACAGCACATGTCTACTTTCTCTGGCTTTCTATTGTATGAGCACTACAGCTCACCAGCTATTGtaggaaaataa